Proteins encoded within one genomic window of Hevea brasiliensis isolate MT/VB/25A 57/8 chromosome 8, ASM3005281v1, whole genome shotgun sequence:
- the LOC110645548 gene encoding uncharacterized protein LOC110645548 isoform X2, giving the protein MAIPNSAVLLFSVFFSCNWYWILLVIPVLAMLVFIACPLLALSSLVEVILVLISHVFKGIFVSFLSFILLYSLGCC; this is encoded by the exons ATGGCCATCCCAAATTCTGCTGTTCTTCTATTTTCAGTATTTTTCAGCTGCAATTGGTATTGG ATTCTTTTGGTGATCCCAGTTCTAGCAATGCTTGTCTTCATAGCTTGTCCTCTCCTCGCTTTGTCAAGTCTAGTGGAG GTTATCTTGGTTTTAATAAGTCATGTTTTCAAGGGGATCTTTGTCAGTTTCTTGAGTTTCATCCTTCTCTATAGTTTAGGG TGTTGCTGA
- the LOC110645548 gene encoding uncharacterized protein LOC110645548 isoform X1 produces the protein MAIPNSAVLLFSVFFSCNWYWILLVIPVLAMLVFIACPLLALSSLVEEGILMLVVQKEVKALILKMLVVLELWMFLGAVEGVLWGILMLVEALAESKTNYRS, from the exons ATGGCCATCCCAAATTCTGCTGTTCTTCTATTTTCAGTATTTTTCAGCTGCAATTGGTATTGG ATTCTTTTGGTGATCCCAGTTCTAGCAATGCTTGTCTTCATAGCTTGTCCTCTCCTCGCTTTGTCAAGTCTAGTGGAG GAGGGGATACTGATGTTGGTGGTACAGAAGGAAGTGAAGGCATTGATCTTGAAGATGTTGGTAGTTTTGGAGTTATGGATGTTCTTAGGGGCAGTGGAGGGGGTGCTGTGGGGAATATTGATGCTGGTGGAAGCTCTAGCAGAGAGCAAGACTAACTACAGGTCATAG